The genomic stretch GAGCGCGCGCAGGTTGCCGAATATTACCAGCGCGTGTTCGGCAAGGACCTGCCCGAAAGCGTCGTCGGAAAGGCGTAAGGCGCAGCCCGCGCGATTGACATTGCGCGGGCCGCCCCCTGCTAAGCTGCGCTCACTTGAGCGGCGTCTCCGTGCGCGTTACGCTCCTCGCCGGGGCCGACGCTATTCACGCGCAAGGGGGGGAAATGATTCGAGGAAGGTTGAGCGCCGCCGTGCTGGCGGGCGCACTGATGTTGGGTGTTGCGGCTCCGGCAAGCGGGCAAAAAATGACGGTGTATCCGCTACCGGATACGCTGTGGCCCGACGCTTCCGCCCCAATCGGCCAGCCTCTCACGCTGAAGCCTGGCGACGAATTGATGCGCGCCACGGTCATGCAGACTCGAAAGCTCACGCTTTCCGAGCCAGTGAAAGTGTCTATCGACAGGTTCAGCGACGATCTGGCGATCGGCGAGGAACTGACCACGGTCATCGGGTCTGACTCGACCGAGGTCATATTGGGCCGAGGCCCCTATTTCTGCGGACGCGACCAGCGCAGCCGCTCCGAGCTGGCCGCTTTGCTGATCGGCGGCTTCGGCTCGAAATTCCGGTCGATCGTCCGATTCTGTTTTATCGATAGTAATCGTGATGGCACGCTCGACCAGGTGTTTCTGGCTGGCGCGAAGGACAAGGCACTTCAAAAGACGTTTCCCATCGATCCGGTGCGGTATAGCAGCGAGGCTCTTGTGCCGCGTGACGCCAGCCAATATTTGCGGCTGCGCTATCGGAAATATGTCCTGGAAAGCAACAAGGTACAGCTCGAACTCGAGGTGTTCGAAAACGGCAAGAAGCGCGTTTTCGACTATGTGATTTACGAGGGCCCTGGCGGGGTGGCGTTTCAGGAGCAGCCTTATCGCCAGACCAATCCCAAGAAGGTTCCCTATCCGGCGGTGTTTACGAACATCCTGGGCGCGTCGGTGGCGGTCAACGGCGTCGATCCTGACGGAACCGCACGCTTTGAGATTCGGCGCAATTTCCGCCCCTCCCTGTTTCGCCCGGTCTCGATCCAGACGCAGATGATATTCATCTATATGTAGCGCGGGCTTGCATCGCGCGACCAAGCTTACCAAAGCGAAGACATGGCCGCAGACTCCCCGCTCGACAAACTCCGCAACGTGCTCGGCGGGACGGCGCGCGCGCTGTCGGGCGAGGCCGAGCTGGAGCTGAGCTTCACCTCGGACGCGCCGCGCCAGGACGGCAACAGCGTCAAGGTGCCGATGCCGTCGCGCGGGGTGCCGGTGGAGCAGGTGGGCGAGGCGCGGGGCTTTGCCGATGGCTTTGCGCTGCGGATGCGGCACCATGACGTGCGGCTGCACCAGCGCAATGCGCCGGGCGATGCGGTGGCGCGCGCGGTGTTCGATTCGGTCGAGACCGCGCGGATCGAGGCGCTGGGATCGCGCGGCTATGCGGGGATCGCGGACAATCTCGAGGCATCGCTCAACCTCAAGCTGCGCTCGGACCCGATCACGCGCGCGCGCAATCGGGACGAGGTTCCTCTCTCCACTGCGATCGGGCTGATGGTGCGCGAGCGGCTGACCGGGCGCGAATCGCCGGCGGCGGCGGCGATGGGGATGGCGCTGGTCCGCGACTGGATCGAAGAACGCGGCGGCAGCGATCTCGACGCGCTGGCGCTGGCGATCGACGACCAGCGCGCCTTTGCCTCGCTCGCCACCAAGCTGCTCCAGGACCTGGAGCTGGTCGAGGGCGACCGCGTGCCCGAGGAGAGCGACGAGGGCGGCGACGAGGACGAGGGCAGCAACGACCAGGACGAGCCCGGCGAGGAAGAAGGCGACAGCGAAGCGTCCGAAGGCGACGGCCAGACCGAGGCGCGGGGCGAGCAGCGCGAATCGGACCAGAGCGAGGAAGGCGAAGAGCAGCAGTCCGAAGCGATGGACGATGGCGATGGCGAGCCCGGCGACGATGGCGAGGAGGGGATGATCCCCTCGCGCCCCAATCGCCCGTGGAGCGATTTGCCGGCGAGCTTCGAGTACAAGCCGTTCACCCGCCAGTTCGACGAGGAAGTCGCGGCGACCGAGCTGTGCGATACCGAGGAGCTGGATCGGCTGCGCGCCTATCTCGACCAGCAGCTCGTCCATTTGCAGGGCGCGGTGACCAAGCTGGCCAACCGGCTCCAGCGGCGGTTGATGGCGCAGCAGAACCGGAGCTGGGACTTCGACCAGGAGGAAGGCATCCTCGACGCCGCGCGGCTGGCGCGGGTGGTGGTCAATCCGATGCTGTCGCTCAGCTACAAGGTCGAGCGCGATACCGAGTTCAAGGATACGGTGGTCACGCTGCTGATCGACAATTCGGGGTCGATGCGCGGGCGACCGATCTCGATCGCCGCGATCAGCGCCGACATCATGGCGCGCACGCTGGAGCGGGTGGGGGTCAAGACCGAGATTCTGGGCTTCACGACGCGCGCGTGGAAGGGCGGGCAGAGCCGCGAGAAATGGCTGGCCGAAGGGCGCCCGCCGCAGCCCGGGCGGCTCAACGACATCCGCCATATCGTCTATAAACAGGCCGACGAGCCGTGGCGCCGCGCCAAGCGCAGCCTGGGGCTGATGATGCGCGAGGGGCTGCTCAAGGAGAATATCGACGGCGAGGCGCTGCTCTGGGCGCACGCCCGGCTGCTCGCGCGGCACGAGGACCGCAAGATCCTGATGGTGATCTCCGACGGCGCGCCGGTGGATGACTCGACGCTGTCGGTGAACAGCGGCTCGTATCTGGAACGCCATCTGCGCCAGGTCATCGGCTGGATCGAGACGCGCTCGCCGGTCGAGCTGGTCGCGATCGGGATCGGGCATGACGTGACGCGCTATTACCAGCGGGCGGTGACGATCATGGACGCCGAACAGCTTGCGGGGACGATGGTGGAGCAGTTGGCGGCGTTGTTTGACGCCAAGGATTGAGTTGGGCGGATACGAACCCTAGTCTCGACCCGCATTGATCGGGGGAGGGGGCCAGCGTGAAATCGGACTGGCTTGAACCCGTTGCGGCAGTCGCGTGTGCTCTGGCGAGTTTCGTCGCGCCGATCGATGGCGGGGCTACGGCGGCGTTGGTCGGCGGGGCTGCGCTGCTCGCGCGGTTCAAGGCGGCGCGGGCCAAGGCGGGGTTGGACGACGCCAAGCTGACCGAAAAGATGCG from Sphingomonas hengshuiensis encodes the following:
- the cobT gene encoding cobaltochelatase subunit CobT, with protein sequence MAADSPLDKLRNVLGGTARALSGEAELELSFTSDAPRQDGNSVKVPMPSRGVPVEQVGEARGFADGFALRMRHHDVRLHQRNAPGDAVARAVFDSVETARIEALGSRGYAGIADNLEASLNLKLRSDPITRARNRDEVPLSTAIGLMVRERLTGRESPAAAAMGMALVRDWIEERGGSDLDALALAIDDQRAFASLATKLLQDLELVEGDRVPEESDEGGDEDEGSNDQDEPGEEEGDSEASEGDGQTEARGEQRESDQSEEGEEQQSEAMDDGDGEPGDDGEEGMIPSRPNRPWSDLPASFEYKPFTRQFDEEVAATELCDTEELDRLRAYLDQQLVHLQGAVTKLANRLQRRLMAQQNRSWDFDQEEGILDAARLARVVVNPMLSLSYKVERDTEFKDTVVTLLIDNSGSMRGRPISIAAISADIMARTLERVGVKTEILGFTTRAWKGGQSREKWLAEGRPPQPGRLNDIRHIVYKQADEPWRRAKRSLGLMMREGLLKENIDGEALLWAHARLLARHEDRKILMVISDGAPVDDSTLSVNSGSYLERHLRQVIGWIETRSPVELVAIGIGHDVTRYYQRAVTIMDAEQLAGTMVEQLAALFDAKD